The following coding sequences are from one Delphinus delphis chromosome 19, mDelDel1.2, whole genome shotgun sequence window:
- the SOCS3 gene encoding suppressor of cytokine signaling 3 isoform X2 has translation MVTHSKFPAAGMSRPLDTSLRLKTFSSKSEYQLVVNAVRKLQESGFYWSAVTGGEANLLLSAEPAGTFLIRDSSDQRHFFTLSVKTQSGTKNLRIQCEGGSFSLQSDPRSTQPVPRFDCVLKLVHHYMPPSGAPSFSSPPAEPSSSPSSEVPEQPSAQPLPGSPPRRAYYIYSGGEKIPLVLSRPLSSNVATLQHLCRKTVNGHLDSYEKVTQLPGPIREFLDQYDAPL, from the coding sequence ATGGTCACCCACAGCAAGTTTCCCGCCGCCGGGATGAGCCGCCCCCTGGACACCAGCCTGCGCCTCAAGACCTTCAGCTCCAAGAGCGAGTACCAGCTGGTGGTGAACGCAGTGCGCAAGCTGCAGGAGAGCGGCTTCTACTGGAGCGCCGTGACGGGCGGCGAGGCGAACCTACTGCTCAGCGCCGAGCCCGCCGGCACCTTCCTCATACGCGACAGCTCGGATCAGCGCCACTTCTTCACGCTCAGCGTCAAGACGCAGTCGGGGACCAAGAACCTGCGCATCCAGTGCGAGGGGGGCAGCTTCTCGCTGCAGAGCGATCCTCGGAGCACGCAGCCAGTGCCCCGCTTTGACTGCGTGCTCAAGCTGGTGCATCACTACATGCCGCCCTCCGGCGCCCCCTCCTTCTCCTCGCCCCCAGCTGAACCCTCCTCCTCGCCCTCCTCCGAGGTGCCCGAGCAGCCgtcggcccagccgctcccgggGAGCCCCCCCAGGAGAGCCTATTACATCTACTCGGGGGGCGAGAAGATCCCTCTGGTGTTGAGCCGGCCCCTCTCCTCCAACGTGGCCACTCTCCAACATCTCTGTCGGAAGACCGTTAACGGCCACCTGGACTCCTATGAGAAAGTCACCCAGCTGCCTGGGCCCATTCGGGAGTTCCTGGACCAGTACGATGCCCCCCTTTAG
- the SOCS3 gene encoding suppressor of cytokine signaling 3 isoform X1 gives MEAGDPRFPEYPGWGPRASRVPSLPPCLGFLSPSLPPGATGLSGVQSVPGALLPLPTPATLLETQLPRPSFPLGAFPVRAGERAAWRRGLGGLRGGVWVGTRAQASASGAAGVPAARRREGSRGGPGALEGSGYSRGARLPPRSSPGCGSGRCAEAAEQLQPPPRRSTLAPCAMVTHSKFPAAGMSRPLDTSLRLKTFSSKSEYQLVVNAVRKLQESGFYWSAVTGGEANLLLSAEPAGTFLIRDSSDQRHFFTLSVKTQSGTKNLRIQCEGGSFSLQSDPRSTQPVPRFDCVLKLVHHYMPPSGAPSFSSPPAEPSSSPSSEVPEQPSAQPLPGSPPRRAYYIYSGGEKIPLVLSRPLSSNVATLQHLCRKTVNGHLDSYEKVTQLPGPIREFLDQYDAPL, from the coding sequence ATGGAAGCCGGAGATCCCAGGTTCCCGGAATACCCAGGCTGGGGCCCTCGGGCTTCTCGTgtcccctccctacccccatgCCTCGGATTTCTTTCTCCGTCCCTGCCGCCCGGGGCCACAGGACTGAGCGGCGTCCAGAGCGTCCCGGGGGCCCTTCTCCCGCTCCCCACCCCGGCCACGCTCCTGGAGACCCAACTTCCGCGCCCGAGTTTCCCACTCGGCGCCTTCCCAGTGCGCGCTGGGGAAAGGGCTGCCTGGAGGCGGGGGCTGGGCGGGCTCCGTGGGGGTGTCTGGGTCGGAACGAGGGCCCAGGCGAGCGCCTCCGGGGCAGCTGGTGTCCCGGCCGCTCGGCGGAGGGAGGGGAGCCGGGGTGGGCCGGGCGCGCTGGAGGGTTCCGGGTACTCACGCGGCGCGCGCCTTCCTCCCCGCAGCTCCCCGGGATGCGGTAGCGGCCGCTGTGCGGAGGCCGCCGAGCAGCTGCAGCCGCCGCCGCGCAGATCCACGCTGGCTCCGTGCGCCATGGTCACCCACAGCAAGTTTCCCGCCGCCGGGATGAGCCGCCCCCTGGACACCAGCCTGCGCCTCAAGACCTTCAGCTCCAAGAGCGAGTACCAGCTGGTGGTGAACGCAGTGCGCAAGCTGCAGGAGAGCGGCTTCTACTGGAGCGCCGTGACGGGCGGCGAGGCGAACCTACTGCTCAGCGCCGAGCCCGCCGGCACCTTCCTCATACGCGACAGCTCGGATCAGCGCCACTTCTTCACGCTCAGCGTCAAGACGCAGTCGGGGACCAAGAACCTGCGCATCCAGTGCGAGGGGGGCAGCTTCTCGCTGCAGAGCGATCCTCGGAGCACGCAGCCAGTGCCCCGCTTTGACTGCGTGCTCAAGCTGGTGCATCACTACATGCCGCCCTCCGGCGCCCCCTCCTTCTCCTCGCCCCCAGCTGAACCCTCCTCCTCGCCCTCCTCCGAGGTGCCCGAGCAGCCgtcggcccagccgctcccgggGAGCCCCCCCAGGAGAGCCTATTACATCTACTCGGGGGGCGAGAAGATCCCTCTGGTGTTGAGCCGGCCCCTCTCCTCCAACGTGGCCACTCTCCAACATCTCTGTCGGAAGACCGTTAACGGCCACCTGGACTCCTATGAGAAAGTCACCCAGCTGCCTGGGCCCATTCGGGAGTTCCTGGACCAGTACGATGCCCCCCTTTAG